The segment ACTCACGTGGAGCAGGATGGCGACGAAGCCGAAGGACCACAGGGCCTGGGCTATCGGCCAGCTCTCGATGTCGGTGGGTGCGGTCGGATCGACCGGTCGGGTCTGCAGGTACCACGAGCCGGCCACCATGATCAGCGGCGCGACGGACGGCACGACGTACTGCGGGAGCTTCTTGAGCAGGCCCTCCTGATGAGCCATGCCGAGGATCCAGCAGGAGCCGAAGGTGGCGAAGTCGCTGACGGTCTCCCAGACCCGGCCGTAGAGGAACTCCTGGTCGATGAAGAAGGTGTTCATGACGATCGTCAGCGCGAGCGGCACGAACAGCGTCACCACCGGCATCCGCCGCAGCGCCCACAGCATCAACGGTGACAGCAGGACGAACCAGAGGTACGCGCGGAGGTACCAGAGCGGGACGATGACCTGCGCCGCCCAGCCCTGCCCCACGAGATGGTCGAATCCGTTCAGCGATTCGGCGTACGGCGGAGTGCTCAGCGGCACGATCCAGAGCAGCAGCTTGCCCCACCACCAGTCGGGGTGCCCCTCGTCGTCGGGCCCTCCGCCGTCGAGGATCTGGGCGGTGAGCATGATCGCGCCGAACAGCCACATCGGCGGCAGCAGTCGGCGCAGGCGGCCCCGGATGACGCCGAGGGCGGGCCGGCCGAGGGAACGGGCCATCAGCGACCCGGCCAGCGCGAACATCACGCCCATCGACGGGAAGACGACGGGCAGCCAGAACCAGCCGAAGTTGTGGTAGAGCACCACGCGAACCAGCGCCAGGGCGCGCAGCAGGTCGAGATAGCGGTCCCGGCCGCCCTTGGCCCTGGGCGGTGCCATGGGGTCCGGCTCCTGCGTCGGTTCCCGTCGCAGAACGGCGGGGACGCGCAGCCGGAGGGTCTCCTGGGTGCCCCCGAACTCGAAGGATGCGGTCATGGTCAGGCCTCCACCGGTGCGGCGACCTCGCCGGTGCGCCGGAGCTTCTGCCAGCGCAGTCGGCCACCGGTCAGCGCCGTGATCGTGGACTGCAACAGGACGATGTACATCAGCTGCCGGTAGACCAGTTGCTGGATCGGCAGACTGATCAGATGCAGGGGCTTCTCGCCGTCGAGCCGGAAGGCGTACCAGGACAGCACGGCCTGGAGCAGGATGAAGCCGCCCCAGCTGGCGAGGGTGATCGGGGCGTCCGCGAACAGCACGCCGTACAGCAGGAACATGTCGACCAGCGGCGCGAGCAGCGGGGCGACCACGCCGAACATCACGACGAGCGGCAGCCCGAGCCGGCCGAAGCGTCCGGCCGGGCCGCGGGAGGTCACGGCGCGGCGGTGCTTCCACATCGCCTGCATGGAGCCGTAGCTCCAGCGGTACCGCTGGGACCAGAGCTGCTGGAGGCTGGCGGGGGCCTCGGTCCAGGCGCGGGCGCGCTCGGCGTAGACGATCCGCCAGCCGTCGCAGAGCACCGCCATGGTGATGTCGGTGTCCTCGGCGAGGGTGTCGTCGCTCATTCCGCCGACCCGCCGCAGGGCCTCCTTGCGGAAGGCGCCGACCGCGCCGGGGATGGTCGGGATGACGTTGAGCATGTCGTACATCCGGCGGTCCAGGTTGTGGCCGAGGACGTACTCGATGTGCTGCCAGGCGCCGATCAGGCTGTCGCGGTTGCCGACCTTGGCGTTGCCCGCGACCGCGCCGATCGCCCGGTCGCCGAACGGCTGGACCAGCTCGCGCACGGTGGACGGCTCGAAGACGGTGTCGCCGTCCATCATCACGATGATGTCGTGCGACGCGGCCGCGATGCCGGCGTTGAGCGCGGTGGACTTGCCGCCGTTGGCCTTGCGGATCAGCCGGACGAACGGCAGACGCATCTCCTCGACGATGTCCGCGGTGCCGTCCGTCGAGCCGTCGTCGATGACGATCACCTCGATCGGATAGTCGCTGGAAGCGAGGGAGTTCAGGGTGTTCGCGATGCACTCGCGCTCGTTGTAGGCCGGGACGAGGACGGTGACCGGCTGGGTGACGGGCGGTCCCCACGCGTCCCGCCGCCGGGAGCGCCGGGCGTGGAGCGGTGCGAGCACGAGCATCAGCGCGAACCGTCCGAAGTTGAGGAAGCCGACGACGGCCAGCAGAGCGACCAGCACCGGCAGGGTGAGCACGGCGGCCCGGGTGGCCCAGATGAAACACCTGCCCGCCCACAGCTGGTAGCCGTGCACCGGCACGGTGGCGTCGGTGGCGCCGAGCGCCTCGGAGATGGTGGCGAAGCGGTACCCCTCGCCCTGCAGCTTCTCAATGATCTGCTCGAGCGCGGCAAGGGTCTCGGTACGGTCGCCGCCCGCGTCGTGCAGCAGGATCAGCTCGCCCGCGCCGGGCTTGCGCGGCATCGCCTCCTTGACGATCGCGTCGACGCCGGGACGCTTCCAGTCGTGGGTGTCGCGGTCGATGAACGCGGTGAGGTAGCCGTGGGAACCCACGTACTTGATCACCGGGTAGTTCCAGTCGTCGAGCGCCGAGGCGTCGGAGGAGTACGGCGGGCGGAACAGCGCGCTGTGGACGCCCGCGACTCCGGCCAGCGCCAGCTGCGTCTGCGCCAGCTCCCAGCTGACCCGGGCTTCCGACTGGTACACCAGATCGGGGTGGGTGAAGGTGTGCACGCCGATCTCGTGGCCGCCCGCGACGATCTGCCGGATCAGCTCCGGGTGACGCGTGGTCATCGCGCCGGTCACGAAGAAGTCCGCGTGGATGTCGTGGGCCGCGAGCACGTCCAGGATCTTCGGGGTCCACTCCGGCGAGGGGCCGTCGTCGAAGCTCAGGACCACGGTGCGGTCGGGGATCCGATAACTCACGGGGCGCTCGTTCCTGGTGCCGCGCGCGTCGATGATCGGGCCGCCCTTGAGCAGGTTCTCCGGCACGGTCGTCTTGTCGACCGAGGTCGCGATCCGGGTGTCGTGGAACGCCTCGTTGGTGGCGAGGCCGCGCAGGACGAGGAGCGCGAGCAAGCAGGCCAGCAGGGACAGCGGCATGAAGAAGCGCAGCGGCGGCGCAGCCAGTCGGCGCGGTCTCAGCAGGGTTTGCCGGCGACGCTGGTGGCGGGACAAGGGCGCTCCTGGAGATGGGTGGTGCGGACGATCAGGCGCGCTCGGCCCGGCCTGCAGGCGTTGCTCCGGGCGACACGATGATCGCGGTATGCCAGGGAATGTCCCGATGTTCGGCGTGATGGCCAAACTTTTCGGGTGGGGTGTCGGAGACTGCGCCCTCTAGGGCCAGGAGGGCGACAGGGGCCCCTTGGTGGGCACGTACAGGGGCTTCGGCGGTATCCCCATCGCCGGAGCGTCCGACTGCCCGCCGATGAGGCTGCTGCCCATGGCGGCCGCCAGGATCGCGCCGACCACGGAGACCGGCCAGCCGAAGCGCCGCAGCAGACGGCTGCGCAGACCCGACTGGTCGACGAACACCGGTGCCGGAGCAGGCTCCAACGGACGCGATTCGGCCACGCCGGGCTGTGCCGAGTGGAGCGATCCGCGCCTGGAGGATGTGGCGACTTGGCGCATGACTTGTGGCCTTTTTGTGCATGATGTGGAGACTGCTGAAGCGTAGAGCGGACCGTAGCGCATGACCTGAATCGATTGGAGCGCGATGTGCGTATTTGGCATATTCCGATCGACTGTCGTAACCGGATCGGTATGTCAACGGGCGCCTCCCGACCCTTGGGTGACCGGGTCGCGAACACGAGGCGGGATGGCTTGAATCCTTCGCTAGGATGACCGCTCAATTCATGCGATCAGCGATTGGTTCGCATGCAACGGGCGTGTCCAGCCACCGCCTCTACGCCCCAAGGAGCCTGTGTGAGCCAGCCCCGCCGCACCTCTCGTCGCCGAGGGTGGACCGCGCTCACGCTGCCCGCCCTCCTGTGCGTACTCGCCGCGTGTTCCGCCGCCCCCGCGACCGGCGGGAGCGCCGACGCCGCCGGGCCCGCACGGGACGCCTCGCCGACGCCCACCGGACCGCCGGGAACCCTGTTCGACGACTTCGACTACACCGGCGCCGACGACCCTTCCCTCGCCGCGCACGGCTGGGAGATCCGCACCGGCGGGGGCGGCCCGGGGGTCAAGGACACCTGGAGCGCCGACGGCGCCGCCTTCCCCTCCGACCCGACGGCCAACGGGGGCAAGGTCCTACGACTGCGCTCCTCCACCGACGGCACCGAACAGGGCACCACGCAGGTCGAGGTGCAGACCACGAGCCGGAACTTCTTCACGGGAACCTTCGCTGCCCGGGTCCACCTCAGCGACAAGCCCACGAACGGACGCGACGGCGACCACGTCGTCCAGACCTTCTTCCCGATCTCCCCCTCGGACTCCTCGGAGAACTACAGCGAACTCGACTTCGAGTACCTGCCGAACGGCGGCTGGGGTTCGGTGGGTCCGCAGCTCGACACCGTCAGCTGGTACAGGGCCGACCCGCCGGACCGGGTCCACAACACCCTCAAGCGGCGCCTCGACGGCTGGCACACCATGGTGATCACCGCCATGGACGGAAAGGTCACCTACTCCCTGGACGGCAAGGAGCTCTTCACCAGCTCCGGCAGGTACGTCCCGCGCGAGCAGATGGACATCCACTTCAGCAACTGGCTCATCGACCTCCCCTTCACCAGTGGCCCGCGCATCTGGGACATGAAGGTCGACTGGGTCTACTACAAGGCCGACCAGGCCGTCTCCGAGGCGGACGTCCAGACGACGGTGGACGGCTTCCACAGCACCGGCACCGACTACGTCAACACCGTCCCGAAGCCCTGACCCCACCCGCCGCGCGGTCGTCCCCTGGACGTGCTGCTCACCGAACGGGAGATCGCCTACCAACGGGGAGGACCGCCGGCGGACTTCACCCGTGACGTGCCCGCCGAGTTCCGTTTCGCCGTGTGCGCGACCATCGTGCGCTGGTCCCCACGCGGTCCCCGAGAACGACCGAGGGGCCGTTTCAGATTGCTCTGAAACGGCCCCTCGATCTGCGACTTCGAAAAGTCGGGACGACAGGATTTGAACCTGCGACCTTTTGACCCCCATCGCGCACACCGTGTGGTCCCCAACCGGTCCCCAGGCGCGCCGCGGAGGAGCAAACGTGGCAGACGCCTTCCAGGCGGCCCCGGAGGCGAACCGGCGGCCTGGGGTCACGACCTGGGTGTGTAGGTTGGCTGCCCGTCGCTGCCCCGCTCGGCGCGACCTCTCCCCCCTTCAGCTCCAGGAGGCCCCGCCATGGCCGCATTTCCCTCGTTCCCCGTCGGTGCCCGGCCCGGCGCGGCCCCTGAGACGGCAGCCGCTGTGTGGCAGGTGATCACCACCATGTACGAGGCCTACTCGGCCGGGGACCGCGCCCGGATCGACGCCTGCCTGGACCCGGATGCGACCGTGTGGGATTCCGGGACTGCCGGGCTGCTCTTCGGGAAGCCGGACCTGGACCGGGTGCGCGAGGAACGCCCGGCCGGTGGTGAGGGGCCGGTGGAGAGCGGGCTGGAGCCGTACGGGCAGGTCGTGGACGTCTTCGGTGCCATTGCGGTGCTGCGCTTCTGGCTGTGGGTGGACTTCGCGCCCGACCCGTCGGCCGGTGGGCTGCGCCCCGAGCTGGTCCGCAACACCGCGGTCCTGGAGCAGGGCGTCGATGCGAAGTGGCGCATCGTCCACCTGCACGAGGACGTGCAGCAGCCGGGCGGTGTCCCCGTCGGCGATCACTGAACCGGGCACTACGCACTGCGGCCGGCCGCCACCCGTGCGCCGCGCACAGCCCTCCTCGGAAGCCTCGGGCTAGCGTCCTCGGCGATCCCCTGAGAAAGCCGGGAGGCGCAATGACATACCGGGTGGCCATGGACATCGGTGGAACCTTCACCGACGTCGTCGCCTATGACGAACACAGCGGTACCTACTTCGCGGCAAAGGCGCCCACCACCCCGGGCGACCTGGCCGAGGGAGTCTTCGCCTCACTGGGCCGGGCGGTGAACTCGCCCGGCGACATCTCCTTCTTCGTGCACGGCACCACGCAGGGCCTGAACGCCCTGCTGGAGCGCAAGGGCGCCCGCGTCCTGTTGCTCACTTCGGCCGGGATGCGGGACGTCTACCACATCGCCCGAGGCAACCGGGACCGGATGTTCGACCTGCACTACCGCAAGCCGAAGCCGCTGGTCGAGCGCTGCGACACGATGGAGGCGGCCGGCCGCTTCGACTGGCGCGGCACCGAGCTCGAACCCCTCGACGAGGACGCCGTACGGGCCGCCGCCCGACGTGCGAAGGACGAGGGCTTCGACGCGGTCGCCGTCTCGTTCCTGTTCTCGTACGTCAACCCGGACCACGAGCTGCTGGCCGGGAAGATCCTGGAGCAGGAGCTCGGCGAGGATGTCATCGTGGTGCTGTCGCACCAGGTGGCGGGCGAGTGGCGCGAGTACGAGCGGACGTCCTCGGCCGTCCTGGAGGCGTACACGGGCCCTGTGGTGCGCCGCTATCTGGGCCGGATCGAGGGGCGGTTCGCGGAGCACGGCCTGACCGTCCCGGTCCAGGTGATGCAGTCCTCGGGCGGCATCGTGAACGCCTCCTACGCCCGCCGCCACCCCTTGCAGACCCTGCTGTCCGGGCCGGTCGGCGGCACCATGGGCGGCGCGGCGGCCGCGAGCCTGCTGGGCCGGCGCAACGCGATCTGCGTGGACATGGGCGGCACCTCCTTCGATGTGTCGCTGGTCCTCGACGGCCGCCCCGACGTCTCCAACGAGGGCTCGGCGGACGGCTTCCCGGTCCTGATGCCGCTGGTCAACCTGCAGACCATCGGCGCCGGCGGCGGCTCCCTCGCCTACGCCGAGGCCGGTGGCCTGCGCGTGGGCCCGGAGTCCGCCGGAGCCGTCCCCGGCCCGGCCTGCTACGGGCGCGGCGGTACCCAAGCCACCGTGACCGACGCCAACGCGGTGCTCGGACGCGTCGACCCGGACTGGTTCGCCGGCGGCCACATGACGCTCGACGTGGCCGCGGCCCAGCAGGCCGTCACCACGCTCGCCGGTGAGCTCGGACTGGAGCCGGTGGAACTGGCGAGCGGGATCTGCGACGTCGCCAACGCCAAGATGGCCCAGGCGATCCGTACGCTCACCGTCGAACACGGCCTGGAGCCGGGCGAGTTCGTGCTGCTGGCGTTCGGCGGCGCGGGCCCGATGCACGCCGTGGAGATCGCCCGCGAGCTCGGCATCGGCGAGGTCGTCGTGCCACGTTTCCCCGGCGCGTTCTCCGCCTGGGGCATGCTCGGCACCGAGGTCCGCCGCGACCTCACCCGCCAGTTCTTCACCCCGGGCGCCGACCTGGACGGCGAGGCCATGGCCCGCGCGCTGGCCGACCTGGAGGAGGAGTCGCTGGCCGCACTCGCCGAGCAGGGCGTCCCCGTGGAGCGGCAGCGGGTCGAACACGTCGTCGAGATGCGGTACGAGGGCCAGGACTACACCCTCGCCGTGCCGCTGCTCTCCGCCGCCGAACCGGCCGGCGAGGGCTTCCTCGCCCCTGCCGCCGAGCGCTTCGCCGCCCTCCACGAACGCCGGTACGGGCACGCAACGCCCGAGGCGCCCGTCGAGTTCGTCACCCTGCGCAGCACCGCGCTCGGCGCGCTGCCCGAGGCCGTACCAGTGCCGTACGCCGCCGACGAGGACGTCTCCGACACCGTCCGGCAGCGGCCGGTCGTGTTCGGCGGCCGCTCGTACGACACGACCGTTCTGCGCCGCGAGCGGCTCGCACCCGGGCAGCGCATCGACGGTCCCGCAGTGATCGTGGAGGCCACCTCCACCACCGTCGTCCCCCCGGACTCGTCGGTCACCGTCGACGAGAACGGCTTCCTCGTCATCGAAGTTGGAGCCACGGCATGACCGACACCGGCAGCCGGGTCGTCGACCCGGTCACCACCGAGATCATCCGCTGCGCGCTGCTGCAGGCCGCGGAGGACATGAACACCACCCTCATCCGGTCCTCCTACACGCCCACCATCTACGAGGCGAAGGACTGCGCGGTCGCCCTCCTCGACCGGGACCACAACGTGCTCGGCCAGTCCTCGGGCCTGCCGATCTTCCTGGGCAACCTGGAGGTGTGCACCCGGGCCACCGAGGAGACGTACGGCGCGGACGTCTGGAAGCCCGGCGACGTGTGGGTCCTCAACGACTCCTACATCGGCGGCACCCACCTCAACGACGTCACCGTCTACGCGCCGATCTTCACCGAGGACACCGCCGACGGTGAGCTGATCGGCTTCGCCGCGTCCCGTGCGCACTGGATCGACATGGGCTCCAAGGACCCCGGCGGTTCGATGGACTCCACCTCGATCTACCAGGAGGGCCTGCGGATGGGCCCGTTGAAGATCTACGAGGGCGGCGAACCCTGCGAGCAGGCGCACGCGTTGATCGCCCGCAACGTCCGCTTCCCGCAGCCCACCCTCGGGGACATGCGCGCCCAGGTGGCCTGCGCCCGTACCGGCGCGAGGCGGTTCGCCGAGATCGTCCGCCGCTGGGGGCTGGGGACCGTCCTCGCCGCGCGGGACTCCATCTTCGCGCAGACCGAGCGGCTGGAGCGGGAGCAGATCGCCGCCATTCCCGACGGTGTCTACGAGGCGACCGGCTACCTGGACAACGACGGCATCGATCTGCGTACCCCGCTCCACGTCACCGTGCGCGTCGAGATCGACGGCGACCGGATGACCATGGACGTCACCGACTGCGCCGACCAGGCCACCGGGCCCGTCAACTGCGGTGCGGCGCAGACCGTCGCCGCCTGCCGGGTCGGGTACAAGCTGCTGGTCAGCGGCGATGTCCCGCTCAACGGTGGTTCCTTCCGGCCGCTGAAGGTGGTCACCCGGCCGGGCACCATGCTCGCCGCCGTCGAGCCGGCGGCGTGCCAGTACTACTACTCCCACCTCGGTCTGGTCATCGACCTGGTGGTCAAGGCGCTGGCGCCCGCGGTGCCCGCGCGAGCGGCCGCCGCCAGCTACGGCGACTCGATGATCGTGCAGTTCACCGGGACCGACCCGCGCAACGGCAGGCTCTTCGTCTCCCAGGAGGCGACGGTCGGCGGCTGGGGCGCGTGGCAGACCGACGACGGCGAGTCCTGCCTGATCAACAACGTCAACGGCTCCCTGCGGGACATGCCCGTCGAGGTGCTGGAGACGCTGTTCCCCGTACGAGTCACCGAGTACGCGATCCGTGCCGACTCCGGCGGGGCGGGCCGCACCCGCGGCGGCAACGGCGTGGTACGCCAGTACACGTTCGAGGCCGACCAGAACCTGTCGCTGTGGTGGGAGCGTTCCGTGACCCCCGCGTGGGGTGTCTTCGGCGGCGGCACCGGCGCGGCGCCCCGCGTCGTCCTCA is part of the Streptomyces sp. NBC_00250 genome and harbors:
- a CDS encoding hydantoinase/oxoprolinase family protein, translating into MTYRVAMDIGGTFTDVVAYDEHSGTYFAAKAPTTPGDLAEGVFASLGRAVNSPGDISFFVHGTTQGLNALLERKGARVLLLTSAGMRDVYHIARGNRDRMFDLHYRKPKPLVERCDTMEAAGRFDWRGTELEPLDEDAVRAAARRAKDEGFDAVAVSFLFSYVNPDHELLAGKILEQELGEDVIVVLSHQVAGEWREYERTSSAVLEAYTGPVVRRYLGRIEGRFAEHGLTVPVQVMQSSGGIVNASYARRHPLQTLLSGPVGGTMGGAAAASLLGRRNAICVDMGGTSFDVSLVLDGRPDVSNEGSADGFPVLMPLVNLQTIGAGGGSLAYAEAGGLRVGPESAGAVPGPACYGRGGTQATVTDANAVLGRVDPDWFAGGHMTLDVAAAQQAVTTLAGELGLEPVELASGICDVANAKMAQAIRTLTVEHGLEPGEFVLLAFGGAGPMHAVEIARELGIGEVVVPRFPGAFSAWGMLGTEVRRDLTRQFFTPGADLDGEAMARALADLEEESLAALAEQGVPVERQRVEHVVEMRYEGQDYTLAVPLLSAAEPAGEGFLAPAAERFAALHERRYGHATPEAPVEFVTLRSTALGALPEAVPVPYAADEDVSDTVRQRPVVFGGRSYDTTVLRRERLAPGQRIDGPAVIVEATSTTVVPPDSSVTVDENGFLVIEVGATA
- a CDS encoding hydantoinase B/oxoprolinase family protein, with the protein product MTDTGSRVVDPVTTEIIRCALLQAAEDMNTTLIRSSYTPTIYEAKDCAVALLDRDHNVLGQSSGLPIFLGNLEVCTRATEETYGADVWKPGDVWVLNDSYIGGTHLNDVTVYAPIFTEDTADGELIGFAASRAHWIDMGSKDPGGSMDSTSIYQEGLRMGPLKIYEGGEPCEQAHALIARNVRFPQPTLGDMRAQVACARTGARRFAEIVRRWGLGTVLAARDSIFAQTERLEREQIAAIPDGVYEATGYLDNDGIDLRTPLHVTVRVEIDGDRMTMDVTDCADQATGPVNCGAAQTVAACRVGYKLLVSGDVPLNGGSFRPLKVVTRPGTMLAAVEPAACQYYYSHLGLVIDLVVKALAPAVPARAAAASYGDSMIVQFTGTDPRNGRLFVSQEATVGGWGAWQTDDGESCLINNVNGSLRDMPVEVLETLFPVRVTEYAIRADSGGAGRTRGGNGVVRQYTFEADQNLSLWWERSVTPAWGVFGGGTGAAPRVVLNPGRDGERELLKVNALAVRQGDVLRCESGGGGGFGPVAERPAEAVREDLRQGLLSRERAASAYGVES
- a CDS encoding acyltransferase family protein; the encoded protein is MTASFEFGGTQETLRLRVPAVLRREPTQEPDPMAPPRAKGGRDRYLDLLRALALVRVVLYHNFGWFWLPVVFPSMGVMFALAGSLMARSLGRPALGVIRGRLRRLLPPMWLFGAIMLTAQILDGGGPDDEGHPDWWWGKLLLWIVPLSTPPYAESLNGFDHLVGQGWAAQVIVPLWYLRAYLWFVLLSPLMLWALRRMPVVTLFVPLALTIVMNTFFIDQEFLYGRVWETVSDFATFGSCWILGMAHQEGLLKKLPQYVVPSVAPLIMVAGSWYLQTRPVDPTAPTDIESWPIAQALWSFGFVAILLHVSPSWERWPRPLERWNGLISLLNARAVSVYLWHETALVAAIPLIDPLWSVGFFYEHFQWLLTSQWSPLMVAIPLTGLLVLTFGWVEDVAAKRSPRLFPYPRRVRGRRRAGA
- a CDS encoding glycoside hydrolase family 16 protein, coding for MSQPRRTSRRRGWTALTLPALLCVLAACSAAPATGGSADAAGPARDASPTPTGPPGTLFDDFDYTGADDPSLAAHGWEIRTGGGGPGVKDTWSADGAAFPSDPTANGGKVLRLRSSTDGTEQGTTQVEVQTTSRNFFTGTFAARVHLSDKPTNGRDGDHVVQTFFPISPSDSSENYSELDFEYLPNGGWGSVGPQLDTVSWYRADPPDRVHNTLKRRLDGWHTMVITAMDGKVTYSLDGKELFTSSGRYVPREQMDIHFSNWLIDLPFTSGPRIWDMKVDWVYYKADQAVSEADVQTTVDGFHSTGTDYVNTVPKP
- a CDS encoding YybH family protein, giving the protein MAAFPSFPVGARPGAAPETAAAVWQVITTMYEAYSAGDRARIDACLDPDATVWDSGTAGLLFGKPDLDRVREERPAGGEGPVESGLEPYGQVVDVFGAIAVLRFWLWVDFAPDPSAGGLRPELVRNTAVLEQGVDAKWRIVHLHEDVQQPGGVPVGDH
- a CDS encoding bifunctional polysaccharide deacetylase/glycosyltransferase family 2 protein, with product MRFFMPLSLLACLLALLVLRGLATNEAFHDTRIATSVDKTTVPENLLKGGPIIDARGTRNERPVSYRIPDRTVVLSFDDGPSPEWTPKILDVLAAHDIHADFFVTGAMTTRHPELIRQIVAGGHEIGVHTFTHPDLVYQSEARVSWELAQTQLALAGVAGVHSALFRPPYSSDASALDDWNYPVIKYVGSHGYLTAFIDRDTHDWKRPGVDAIVKEAMPRKPGAGELILLHDAGGDRTETLAALEQIIEKLQGEGYRFATISEALGATDATVPVHGYQLWAGRCFIWATRAAVLTLPVLVALLAVVGFLNFGRFALMLVLAPLHARRSRRRDAWGPPVTQPVTVLVPAYNERECIANTLNSLASSDYPIEVIVIDDGSTDGTADIVEEMRLPFVRLIRKANGGKSTALNAGIAAASHDIIVMMDGDTVFEPSTVRELVQPFGDRAIGAVAGNAKVGNRDSLIGAWQHIEYVLGHNLDRRMYDMLNVIPTIPGAVGAFRKEALRRVGGMSDDTLAEDTDITMAVLCDGWRIVYAERARAWTEAPASLQQLWSQRYRWSYGSMQAMWKHRRAVTSRGPAGRFGRLGLPLVVMFGVVAPLLAPLVDMFLLYGVLFADAPITLASWGGFILLQAVLSWYAFRLDGEKPLHLISLPIQQLVYRQLMYIVLLQSTITALTGGRLRWQKLRRTGEVAAPVEA